From Arachis hypogaea cultivar Tifrunner chromosome 3, arahy.Tifrunner.gnm2.J5K5, whole genome shotgun sequence:
ttatgtatttatccataaattttatttctagatAACATTGAGATAAATTTTAGGATGGAGACTAACAATTTAAACTATCCTCAAGCAGGTACAATTCACAGGTTTCCTATAGAAAGAGATTGACACGTACTGACGTGACCGGAAGTAGATTGGTACGttcattctaaataattcatatcaattttatgcaaatacatcaaattttgatTATCCATTTACAATACATAACGATGcttaatttctcccaaaacactaACAATGCTTCAATTTTTGCAGTACCTGGGTGCTAGTTTTGCTGCACATCTCACTCTATTTGGACATGGCTCAATTTGGCAAATCATTGGTCCATCATCTAGCAAAAGCAACAACGTGTCTTTTTTTCATCTACTCAAAAATAAAGGAAGAAATACATAGTGGAAATTTAGGATGAATTGGGCCAAATGTTGTCAACTTATAACTTGAAGGAAAATGACACCATTATCCTGAAGATGGACTCCTTGCAAAACCGCCGAATAGATCTGACAATTCAAAGATCTTAAAGTTTGTGGGTGATTGGGATCCTAAAATTTACATTCACCATATTTTGAACTCATGATGTATTGTTAATATTATAGTGTTTTCAATATTTATGTTATTATGAAGTCACAAAGTTTGTATGTATAAGCTTCATCTAAAATTTGCTGGTCTTTTTGAGTATAGATAACTTCATGGATTGAATGGTCTAGCGCATGCTGCTGCTGCTGATCTTTACATTATGACATGATGCAAAATTTTTTACCTATTTACAATTTACATATTCAACATATATTGAAAAAATGGATTCAGTAGTAATTGGGTAAAATATAGTGAATACACCATtcattatattaaaaaaacataGTGTTTTTGTATACAGTGACCATGAGAACgtagttattattataaaatatatagtcAAACTTACTCTACAATAAATCAACTAATCATAAGTAAACTGTTCGAGTTGAGTCACAAGAgcctgaaatttttttttgttaaaaatttttatttataattttgtgtCATTAATTTCAAAATTGTGTTTTTAGAGAATTGCGTATTTGACTCTCAAATTGACATGAGagagagtcaataagatccaaatatttttgaaattactttatctaaaataaaaaaataatcagtcGAATAGAAAATCATGACTGATTTTATGGTGTACATATATCCTTGTCATCATTTTAATAAAGAATGAACTTTTTTAATACCTAAGCTATATTAGCCATTCTACGTAAAATGCACCTAAGAAATCCATCAAAACAAAAGAAATGGCCAAAAAGATCACTTCCAACCTATTCAATATAGATATATCAAGAAAGTACAAATCAATTCAACAACACATGAAGATTCAGTCATCTAAATACCATAAAGCATTCACTTGGTAAAACCACATAAGTTAAGGAATAAACTAAATTGTGGAAGGAGAGATTTTTATATCATAAAAGAGTTACTGTATTTTATTGAACTTCAAAAAGATAAGTACAAACATAAAGGGCTAAATAGCTAATTTGCCTAGTGGCTAATGATATTGTGTCCACACCCTAACACTTAATCTATTACATGAGAAAGATGCCCAAAAAACAATCCAAACAACTTATACAAAACATAAAAACACACACATTTTCTCATCCACTACAGTCCAATGCATCAAATGCTGTTACATGGACACAACCAAAATACCTAATGCCCTATATTAGTTCTAATCAGTAGCTCTAGTTAACTGTCATGGGCAACCACCTCAATTAACCCCATGTCCAAAGGAGCCATCATTTCCCGAGCCATGAgactcatcaccttcatcaaattGCAGCCTCAAGGATTTTCTCAATCTCTTCAACGAAGGCTTCACATCTTTCTCAGCATCAACAGAGCCTCGATTAAGGCCAACCACATAAAAAAACTTGATACATAAAATTAGAGGAATAATTAGAGGAATAATTAATGAGTTCTAGTCAAAAAAAACTTGATCATAAAATTAAGGGCGCTGTAAAAAAAACAGAATTGGCAACACTACTTACCTCTTTACTTTCATCAACTTCATCGCATGAATTTTTAGAACTATCCACTTTATTTAACTTATCCACCACAGCATCAGCAGAATTTCTCTTAAGGAGAGGATACTATTAAATGACACAACATATTAGGTTCAATTTAAACACAACTTAAAAAAGGGTGAAAAGTaatacagaaaaaataataaaagaaactgAAAGCATGGAACCTTAGCATCTTCATCAGCTCCCGAGTCAACAACACTTGATTCCTTTTGGGTATATTGAGGCGAACCAGCAAAGAGCTCAGAGCAGTTGAAAGGAGTCAATCTCAAATTCGGTGATTTGGTAACCTTAGAGGGTTCCCCAAATGATCCTTCTTCTTTTGGTACAAACCCAACTTTGGATAATACAAAGCACATCCGATATAAGACATGAATAAAGTTGGAACaaccaaaaatgaaaaatttaagaAAGAATTTATTAAAATGAAACAATAGGTGCGAATTCCATTTTATACCTTTTTTGGACTTAAATCTGAACTAGAGAGCTCAAACATTCCAACTATTGCAGCATCATCACAAACACGCCTCACTGGATAAGTTCCTTTGAATTTCTCCATCCCAACAGGCCTACTAAGAATCTTGAACAGCATAGTTTTTTCAACAATTTCTTAGAATATAGAAGGAGACTGTGTGCCAAACACAACCTATGAACAATATAAAACAGACACAACAGAAAAAATGAATCGGTAGAAACCAAATGATAAGAAAACTCTTTAACAATAAACTCAGCACATAAAAAGAATATAGCATTGGATTGACTTACATCAACATCCTTAAGATGTTGTTCAAACAGCTGGGCACAAGTCTTATTCAGTAGGTAACTTGCCTCACGATCAAAGAGGACAAAAATAGAAACACCAGTGGAATTTTCAACCAACACCTTCACTCTAAACCTGGATTTTTTTAAGATGCACATAAATACTGGCCTAAGGTTAACAACTATGCAGAAATAATTCACTATTTAACAAAGCACAAAGAAAgtattgtaaaatatttatacccAGGAGTCACATTTGTAACATGAATGTTGcaaaattgacaaaaataaatCCTAGATTCTGCCTAAATACCTCTGCCACACACACAAGTAGAGTACCACCAAGGACCATCCTCAACTATTTCAGCTATCTTCGCTAGTACAACAAAAGTtccaaacaacaacaaagccttgtcccactaagtggggtcggctacatgaatcaaacgacgctattgtactctgtcatgtatcatgtctacagagagaccgtttacatgtagatctcgtttgaccacctcatggattgttttcttaggtcttcctctgcctttcgccctttgtccatcttccatctcatccaccatcctgactggatgttctatcggtcttcttctcacatgtccaaaccacctgagatgcgattcaaccatcttttccacaattggtgctactccaactctctcccttatatcttcatccttattttatccaatcgcatatgaccactcatccatctcaacatcttcatctctgccacactcagcttatgttcgtgctcccctttagccgcccaacactccgtaccatatagcatagccggtcttatagcggtgcgataaaatttacctttaagttttaaaggcacttttttgtcgaatataaaaccagatgcactctgccattttgaccaacctgcttggatcctatgatttacatcctgttcaatctctccattatcctgtatgatgcaccccagatacttaaaatttttaactttttctaggatgttttctccaatcttcacctctatattggagttttcccttctcagactgaacttacattccatatattccgtcttgctacggcttatgcgcagaccatacacttctaaagcttctctccataactccaacttcttatttaggtcttcccttgactctcccataaggacgatatcatcagcaaaaagcatgcaccatggcacaggctcttggatgtgctctgtgagtacttccaagactaatgtgaaaaggtatggacttaaagaTGATCCCTGgtataatcctataccaatagagaATTCCTtcgtcacaccaccttgagtcttcacactagttgtgaccccatcatacatgtctttaattgcccgaatatatgcaatccttactctcctcttttctaaaaccttctatAAGACCTctcttggtaccctatcatacgctttttccaaatcaataaacaccatatgtagatcccttttattactacgacacttctccatcatccttcttaataggtatatcacttcagtggtagatcttcctggcataaatccaaattagttctctgttacttgtgtctctttactcaacctccgttctatcaccctttcccataatttcatagtatgactcataagtttAATCTCTCTATAGTttctgcaactttgtatatcccctttattcttgttgataggtaccaaggtgctctttctccactcatcaggcatcttttttgaccttaaaatctcattaaaaagcttggttaactagttgatgcctttttctccaagacccttccaaacctcaatcgggatattaccAGTTGATGTCACacacagaaaacaaaaaagaatctcAATAAGAGGAAGAGGTAGAAATTAAAGAATGCTAACTCATTTTCAGCAAGTTCCATCACAgccatcttcatcttctttccatttttatCATATTCTTTCTCTTTTGATACAGAGACCAACAGACCCACCACATctgaaataaatattaaaaaaactattAGGAAATAATGACAACAAAACAACattctacaaatcacaaaaaaataagaCTGCAATCATTCCAGACAAAAAAGTATGAGCAAATAGCACAACATACCAACTAAGAAATCGGAATCCTCTTTGGTTTCCAAAAGTTCAATGAATGAAGAGATTGTAAGagcagattttgaaataaaatcgCAGATAACATCCCTAACAGTAGTCCTAAATTGGAAAATCAACTTAAACTGATGCCTAGTGGCCCTAAAAGATCCTTGGTTTGGCACAACAGAGAAGAGCTTCATTACATATACTCGACCCTCGGAGAAGATGTTTGAACCTGTAAATCATAGTCTTCCAAACAGTAGCTTGTATTTTGCACCCCTAccaatcaaaataaattatactaaaaatctGATAAATGACAAATcaaataaagagaaaaacaaatttaaatgaaACAAAATTTCAGACCTCGATATAtaaaaggcaaagagaaacacatctaaatacaaaaaataaacagccaaaaaattttaatagatttAGATCACTATAACTCACAGATTCATCAACCAAAATCATCTCCATAAAATTTGGGAGAAGCTGACCAGTGAAAGTAGGAACAGTCCAAAGTCTAATCACCCTAACTTTGAGGTTTCATGCTTCTTTCTCAGGATAATCTTATTAACTATATCCATGGCAGTTGTCATATTGAAATGCAATTAAATGG
This genomic window contains:
- the LOC112770296 gene encoding uncharacterized protein isoform X1, with product MCFVLSKVGFVPKEEGSFGEPSKVTKSPNLRLTPFNCSELFAGSPQYTQKESSVVDSGADEDAKYPLLKRNSADAVVDKLNKVDSSKNSCDEVDESKEFFYVVGLNRGSVDAEKDVKPSLKRLRKSLRLQFDEGDESHGSGNDGSFGHGVN
- the LOC112770296 gene encoding uncharacterized protein isoform X2 — translated: MKLFSVVPNQGSFRATRHQFKLIFQFRTTVRDVICDFISKSALTISSFIELLETKEDSDFLVDVVGLLVSVSKEKEYDKNGKKMKMAVMELAENEFRVKVLVENSTGVSIFVLFDREASYLLNKTCAQLFEQHLKDVDVVFGTQSPSIF